The region ACATAAGAGATGTAGGAGAGAGTGAGAAATATtggaagaaacaaaagattttagTGGACATAGTGCATGAGAAAATACAACTCAGAGTACAGCTACCAGACATCAAAACTCACTCACACCTCGAAGCTCTGCATGTTGCCACTAATGTCCCTAAACCAACAGACATCATTGCTTCAACCTAATTGTAATATTACACATAGAACTCATCAGAATAATGCTGAACACCCACATTGTGTGAACTGTTTGTCATGATTACTTCACTTAACACTACAGGAACATAGAAGTATGTTCCAATACCACCTTCATTTTACTGATGGATAAAGTGAAGCTCAGGAAACTTAGTTTAAGACAACATCTCCTGGGTGATAAATAGGAGTTCTTCTGTGTGAATGCACATGCACATTAGCCTAGAGCCCAATATTTTGCACCCAATTCTGTATCTTCTTTAGcatttgttgactgtttctgtCTCTAATGTTGCCTTTATCTCACTGCGTGCATACATGTGTACCTGTGGATTCCTGTACTATGCAGCCCCAAGCATTGAACTTGGAAGAATGGATACATAATTAACTGTAAATTGAATAGGATTAAAATCAATTGCAATTCATTGATGACATTAAATTTGGGAACCAGTATGAATGTGTCTAAAGCCTGGTCCTGTCAATACCATGTAAACTTGAATACTCAGTCTCTTTGTTGCCAAGTTAcctgttatataaatataataactaGTCAATCTTATGGGGATAATGAAAGGGTTGAATGAACATATCGACGTGAAAGTTAGTAGTGGACCCAAAAGATCTGATTTACGAGTTCAATCCATTCTAGTATGTGAGCTTGGGCAGCTCACTACCCCTTCCTATGACTCAATTTACTCATCTACAAAAATAAGTTGGGAAGATGTTATGTGATGAACCTTCCTCTATAAAAGTCTATTCTTGTATGGATAAACTATCACTAAATTGCATTGTCATTCTCATGCTTAGAAATGGagaatattcaaaaataaattatggcaataataaaatattactaatgCATTTTGATTTCTGTGCAACTTCCCTTTATTGATCATTCTGTTCTCTTCTTGTTACCACAGAGCATCTTGTGATTCTCAAATAACATCCAAGGAGGATAATACAGAGGTGTCTGATTTCATCCTGCTAGGACTAACCAATGCCCCAGAGCTGCAGATTCCTCTCTTTGTAATATTCATCCTCATTTACCTCATCACTCTGCTTGGGAACCTGGGGATGATCACACTGATCTTGCTGGACTCTCGTCTCCATACTCCTATGTACTTCTTCCTCAGTAATCTGTCTCTGGTAGACTTTTGTTACTCCTCAACAGTCACTCCCAAGGTCATGGCTGGGCTCCTTATAGGAGACAAGGTCGTTTCCTACAATGCATGTGCTGCCCAGATGTTCTTTTTTGCAGTCTTTGCTACTGTGGAAAATTACCTCTTAGCATcaatggcctatgaccgctatatAGCAGTGTGTAAACCCCTCCATTATGCCACCACCATGACGACAGGTGTGTGTGCTCATCTCACCATAGTCTCCTATGCCTGTGGCATCTTAAATGCCTCTGTAAATGTTGTAGATACCTTCagtctctctttctgtatgtctaaTGTAGTTCATTGTTTTTTCTGTGATATTCCAGCAGTCATGGCTCTGTCATGCTCTGATAAACACATCAGTGAGCTGATTCTCGTTTTTATCTCAAGCTTTAATGTGTTTTTTGCACTTTTTGTTATCTTTATTTCCTATATGTTcatatttattaccattttgaaGATACAGTCAGGTGAGGGATACCAGAAGGCTTTGTCTACCTGTGCTTCTCACCTTGTtacagtttccttattttatggGACAGTCATTGTCATGTACTTACAGCCAAGTTCTCATCATTCCATGGACACAGACAAAATCTCATCTGTGTTCTATACTATGGTCATCCCCATGCTGAACTCTGTGGTCTACAGCTTGAGGGACAAAGAGGTCAAGAATGCATTCAAGAAGGTTGCTGAGAAGGCAAAATATTCTCTAGGTGTGGTCTATAAATGATATAGATCCACAGCAAGTATTTTATCCCACTTAGATCTACTCCACACCAGAACTAcatgttaatggacatttgggatattagaaaaaaattttgtctaatattatttatttatttaggtgagGAATAGTTCCAATCATCTAAAGTGCAGAGAAGATACAATAATGGTTTTTAATGAGGCTTATATAATGAAGTATGTGCTTTTGTTGACACATTCCATCCAGAGAATATCAATAATGATAGCATCtcaataaattaatgttttagcCATTATTGAGTGATCTGGGGGGGGGAAAAGCATATTCATGTGGAAGTTTCCAAAAgtaaataatcacattaaaataaaaggagatgtGGTTACATTATTTTTACCTTAATCTTTTGAATACCATTCTTCACATTTTGCTTTTaagttgcattaaaaaataataaagatagttGGCTTTCTTTGGtaataaatgttttgaaatggTTAATGTCACTTATTAGTTTATGCTCTAATTGAGCTACCCTTCATATCACCTTGTATCACTGGTTACTGGCAATACTGGACAGTCCCCATCTCACCTTGTCCCAGCTTCTTTGTATTTGCTATTTCCACTGTATGAGCTATTTTTATACTTACTTCAGATTGCTTGTTAAATGATACCAATCCAGGGAGGCCAAAGACACCTGCCACAAGGAACTTTACAAAATAGTCACTCCCTTCCCATGAACTTTTCTCCCTAAGCCTGTTCTATTCTTCACAGACACTATTGACACTCAGCTCTTGTATTTATGTTTTCAACTGTTCATCTATTTCCCTCGACTTGCATGGAAGTCCCTTTAAGCAGTAGCTTAATAGGGTTATTTCAGTGAAAATAAAGCTTTGAGAATcacttaaaaatcactttcttgAATATCAAAATAACTCcagaaattcaaaattatatGGGTGAAAGTGAGCTACAAAAGTCTACATTTCAAGGGAACAATACCACCAATGTGAACCCACTAATGATCTTAACTCTTGCAGGAAATTAAGAGTCTCAAGAAACTCTCCACctctaacattaaaaaatttttcctctttaaattttcCAACCTACTCACTTGCCCACTTGCAGCCAACCAATCAATGACAAATATACCAAAAGACAAGCTAGAACATCTCCCCCACTTCCAAAAACCATATCTTAATAAAACACCTGCCGATTTTACACTGACtctgtatttcttcattttactcaATGAACTTACTCTTTGCTAATATCATTGaatttctgtttaaataaaacttactgaaaattgtttcctttgtttcaaGTTTATGAATAAACTGCCTTTGTTAATCTCATGCACGAGATAGTTTTGTGTTTGATATGCTTCAGAAGTGGCAATAAAGAATaatggataaggaaaaaaattcaagtggCTGGAACAGCGGGCCAAAGAAAACAGTAGAAAACTGAAGTAtgcctagagaaaaaaaatccagtctcaTAAAGGAATATTTCCCATCACCAGTGTTGAGGGGGCCTTTGTAATGTCAATTCAGCAAGATTTGTACACTATCCAGTGGGTCTTCCATTACTGTCTGTTATGAATGAGAGGAGTTTTTTTCTAATTGTCTTTACTTGGTCTAACAGTATTTGCTGGGTGTGACTATAGAATGAGttaagttttctttctatttcatgAGTTGTTAGGCCATAAGCAGCCATATCTAAACTAGATGGAGAGGCAATTTAATCTATTTGTTAGCCTGGCTGTGGAACTTGTATGGTGATTAGCTGGATTTTAGACTGTCTTCCTGATGGGGGTACATAACATGTCCTctgaatgaaagaaatgtaaactGGACATTTGCTGATCCAAATACTCATTCTAACGGAAAAGACAGTTAATTGTTTTCCCAGCTATTTCCTTTACATTCCTGAGCACACAGCTAGCAGGCTAGATTTTTCAGCTTTCATGAAGTTGAGGCCTGGTGATTGTATTCTTGTGAATGAAatgtgagcactgggtgtttttctgtatgttggtaaattaaacaccaataaaagttaattaaaaaaaaaataaaataaataaaaaaaaaaaaaaagaaatgtgagcatAAATCATGTGCTATAATCAAGCCTGTCTCACGAAAACTTCCATGTGATCTTTTGCTCATTCTCACTCTTTGTCATCAGCTCCATAGAGAGAATTCATACCACAAGAAATGATAAAACCACTGAGTAGAGAGACTCTAGGTCACTGAATCACAGTATGATTTCCCATAGAACAACTAATTGAACtgtatacaaagaagaaaaacctctATGACTATGGCACTGCAATGCTGGAGTTGGCCTGTATGGCAGCTAGCATTATTAGCACATGAACTAATACAGAAAgtcaatctcttctttttttaagattttatttatttattcatgagagacacagagagagaggcagagacatagcagagggagaagcagagggagaagcaggctccctgcggggagccgaaTGTacgattggatcccaggaccccaggatcatgctcttagccaaaggcagatgctcaaacactgagccacccaggtgcccccataagtCAATCTATATGCTCTTGGGAGTAAGTCAGAAGTAAGGGACTATCTAGTGAGGAAAACCATCAAACTTCTCTAACACAATTTAATTCCACAGTTGTTTACTTGTGATCCCTCACTTAATCCCCTAAATCAATCTAAAATGGCTAGCACAAATAAAATTAGCACAGGTTTTACAAACAGAAATAGCTCAACTTGAATTTCATTTCAACAAGCTTTTTAATACATGACAAGTTTATCAAATGTTCTGAGCTTCAGTTGGGGAAAATACAGTGTCTGCCTCATAAAACTATATATACTGATTAAGCCAGAACACAACACAGCTCAGTGCCTTAAACAGAACAGATGCTCAAAAGTTGTtggtctcctttcttttcctttccattcactGCCTTTCTTTTACTTCCTCCTCTATATTGTCAATTATCTCCATATAAGTATTGAGACACTTATTAATTGTATTGCTTTGTATTTATGATTACTGActtctatctttccttctatctatgtaatgtatcacatttattaatttgtgtatgttgaaccaaCTTGGAATTCTagggataaaccccacttgattATGGTTTATGATCCTTTTACTGTGCTGTTGAATTAGGTTTACTAGTATTTTAatcagaatttttgcatctaccTTCATCAGCAATATTTtcctgtagtttttgtttttgtagaatgCATATTTTGAAGAATGCATCAGGATAATACAGGCCCGGTAAAATGAATATGGTGGTTCCCCCCTCTTCAGTTTTTGGGAAAAATCTGAGAAGCATGggtgttcatttttctttaaatgtgtagtaaatgggtgcctgggtggcatagtgggttaagcatccaactcgacgcaggttgtaatctcagggtcatgaaattaagacccaaattgggctccattcttagcatggagtcttcttgagattctcttcccttctctctgcccctcctgcttgtgctttctatctctctctaaactaaataagtaaataaataaatagttaaaaaaaatttttttagacggagggcaagatggtggaggaggagggtccTCACCTCACAGgacccaccaacttacctagattactttcaaatcatcctgaaaatttactaattcgacctgagattcaaagagagaatgGCTGGAATGCTATAGAGAGGAGGGTTTTGCCTCTAAGAAggatcatctagggtgaaatttactcaggttgtggttgatattcttaaTGCACCCACCCCATAcagtcactctgcactgagaaaaatgactagaagaaagaactcaccacaaaggaaagaatcagaaacagtactctctgccacagagttacagaatttggattaaaatttgATATCAGAAAGTcagttcagaagcacaattataaatctactggtggctctggaaaaaagcataaaggaatcaagagacttaatgactgcagaatttagatctaatcaggccaaaattaaaaatcaatgaaatgagatgcaatccaaactggaggtcctagtGATGATGGTTAATGAGATAGAAgtaagagtgagtgacatagaagaaaagcTGATgtcaaggaaagaagctgaggaaaaaagagaaaaacaatgaaaagaccatgaggaaatgttaagggaaataaatgacagcctcagaaggaaaaatctacgtataattggggttccagagggcgccgagaCGGACAgggggccagaatatgtatttgaacaaatcatagctgagaacttccccaatttggggagggaaacaggcatccaGATCAAGAGATAAAGAGgtcccccccaaaaatcaataaaaactgttcaacacctcatcatttaatagtgaaacttgcaaattccaaagataaagagaaaatccttaaagcagcaagagacaagagatccctaacttatatggggagaaatattagattatcAGAAGACCTCTCCacggagacctggcaggccaggaaggtctggcaggatatattcaggatcctaaatgagaagaacttgcagccaagaatactatatccagcaaggctctcattcagaatagaaggagataaAGGACTtccaagataaacaaaaactgaaagaatatgtgaccaccaaaccagctttgcaagaaatattaggagggaccctgtaaaagaaagaggaaacccaaagaaataatccacaagaaaaatatgtgggaaatatcagaaagggagacagaacatgaaagactcctgactctgggaaaacgaactaggggtggtgggcggggtgtgggggtgactcgGTGGCAAGCACTGGGGTGGGCAcctggcgggatgagcactgggtgttattctgtatgttggcaaattgaaaaccaataaaaaaataaatttatttaagaaaaagaaagaatccacaaaaacagcTACTGAACAGGTACCATGataacactaaattcatatctttcaatagtaacacTGAACATGAATGAGCTAAATGATTCTATCAAAAGctgcaggatttcagactggataaaaaagcaagacacatctatctgctgtctacaagagactcacttgagacctaaggacatctacagcctgaaaatgaaaggtctgagaacaatttaccattcaaatggtcctcaaaagaaagcaggggtagcaatcctcatatcagataaattagtgtttatcccaaagactatagtaagagatgaagagggacactatatcatacttaaaggatctatccaacaagaggacctaacaataatgaataCTTATGCCCTTcatgtgggaactgccaagtatatcaattaattaataaccaaaggggatccctgggtggcgcagtggtttagcacctgcctttggcccagggtgcgatcctggagacccgggatcgagtcccacattgggctcccagtgcatggagcctgcttctccctctgcctgtgtctctgcctctctctctctctctctctctctctctcactatcataaataaataaaaataaaaaaattaattaataaccaaagtagagacatacttagataataatatgctaatactgggagacttcaacacggcactttctgcaataGACAtctattctaagcacaacatctccaaagaaacaagagctttaaatgatacactggaccagatggatttcacagatatttacagaactttacatccaaacacaactgaatacacattcttctcaagttcacatgaaactttctccagaatagaccacttactgggtcacaaatcaggtcttaacagataccaaaagattgggctGTCCTCTGCATATtgtcagaccataatgctttgaaactagaactaaatcacaagaagaaatttggaaggaattcaaacacatggaggttaaagaccaccctgctaaaagatgaaagggtcaatcagaatattagagaagaattaaaaatatcatggaaactaatgagaatgaagatacaaccattcaaaatctttgggatatagcaaaagtagtcctgagagggaaatacaccacaatacaagcatctctcaaaaatctggaaaaaactcaaatacacaagctaacctcgaaTCTTAAGGAACTGgataaagaacagcaaataaaaccttcaccaagcagaagaagagagttaataaagattcaagcagaactcaacgaaatcgagaccagaagaactgtggaacagatcaaaaaaaccaggagttggttctttgaaagagttaataagatagaaaaaccattatccagccatattaaaaagaaagaaaagactcaaattaatagaatcatgaatgaaagaggagagatcaccaccaataccaaggaaatacaaatgattttaaaaacttattatgagcagctatacgccaataaattaggcaatctagaagaaatggatgcatttctggaaaaccacaaactaccaaaactggaacaggaagaaatagaaaacatgaacagacataaccagggaggaaattgaagcagtcatcaaaaacttcccaagacaaagaagtccagggccagatggcttcccaggggaattctattaaatgtttaaagaacaaTACCCATtccactaaagctgttccaaaagatagaaagggatggaatacttacAAACTcgtcctatgaggccagcatcaccttaattccaaaaccagacaaagaccccctccaaaaaggaaaattatagaccaatatccctgatgaacacagatgcaaacattctcaacaaggtactagccaataggatccaatagtacattaagaagattattcaccatgaccaagtgggatttatccccgggatgccaggctggttcaacactcaaagcaatcaatgtgatagaccatatcaacaagagaaaaaacaagaaccatatgatcctctcaatagatgcagagaaagcatttgacaaaatacagcatccattcctgatcaaaactcttcagagcatagggatagagggaacattcctcagcatcttaaaagccatctacgaaaagcccacagcaaatatcattctcaatggggaaacactgggagcctttcccctgagatcaggaacaagacagggatgtccacttctcaccactgctattcaacatagtactagaagtcctagcctcagaaatcagacaacaaaaagaaataaaaaacaaaaagaaataaaatgcattcaaattggcaaagaagaagtcaaactctccctctttgcagatgacatgatactatacatagaaaaccaaaaagactccaccccaagattgctagaacttatacagcaatttgacggtgtggcaggatacaaaatcaatgcccagaaatcaatggcatttctatacactaacaatgagactgaagaaagagaaattaaggagtcaatcccatttacaattgcacccaaaagcataagatacctaggaataaacctaaccaaatatctataccctaaaaactacagaacacttctgaaagatattgaggaagacacaaagagatggaaaaatattccatgctcgtggattggaagaattaatattgtgaaaatgtcaatgttgcccagggcaatttacacgttcaatgcaatccctatcaaaataccatggactttcttcagggagttagaataaatcatcttaagatttgtatggaatcacaaaagaccccgaagagccagaggaatattgaaaaagaaaaccagagccaggggcatcacatgACGAATGTCAAGTTGTACTagaaagctgtgatcatcaagacagtgtggtgctggcacaaaaacagacacatagatcaatggaacaaaatagagaacccagaaatgggccctcaactctaaagtcaactaatattcgacaaagcaggaaagactatccactgaaaaaaggacagcctcttcaacaaatggtgctgggaaaattagacgtgcagaagaatgaaactggatcattctctcttacaccagacacaaagataaactcaaaatggatgaaagatctaaatgtgagacaagaatccatcaacatcctagaggagaacacaggcaacaccctttttgaacttggccacagcaacttcttgcaagatacatccatgaaggcaagagaaacaaaagcaaaaatgaactattgggacttcatcaagataaaaagcttctgcacagcaaaacaaacagtcaacaaaactaaaagacaacgtacaaaatgggagaagatatttgtaaatgacctatcagataaagggctagtatccaagatctatgaagaacttattaagcttaactgaaaagaaacaaacaatctggtcatgaaatgggcaaaagacataaaggtaaatttcaccaaagaagacatagacatggccaagaagcacatgagaaaatgctctgcttcactggccatcagggaaatacaaatcaaaaccacaatgagttaccacctcacaccagtgagaacggggaaaatgaacaagataggaaaccacaaatgttggagaggatgtggagaaaggggaaccctcttgcaccattgacgggaatgtgaactggtgcagccactctggaaaactgtgtggaggttcctgcaagagttaaaaataggactaccctatgacttagcaattgcactgctggggatttaccaaaaaaaatacagatgtagtTAAATggcaggacacttgcaccccaatgtttatagcagcaatgtccagaatagccaaactgtggaaatagctttggtgtccattgaaagataaaCGGAtgaaaaagatgtggtctatgtatacaatggaatattcctcggccattagaaacgacaaatacctaccatttgcttcaatgtgcaactggagggtattatcctgagtgatataagtcaatcagaaaaagacaaacattatatggtttcactcatacagggaatgtaaaaaatagtgaaaacaaataaaggggaaggaaagaaaatgaatgggagATATCAGtgatggagacagaacatgagagacacctacctctgggaaatgaacaaggggtagtggaaagggagggtgggggggaatggggtgacaggcactgagaggggcacttgacagaatctgcactgggtgttactctatatgttagcaaatcaaactccaatttaaaaaaataccaaaaagggGAAAACTTGGAGCCATACCACAAGGAGAACACCATGGGAAGATGAACACAGAGATCAGGATGAGGCAGCAGAAgacaaggaacaccaaagatggCCAGCAAACCACCCAGCAGctaagagaaaaacatgaagcAGATGAGCCCTTACAGCTTTCAGAGGGACCCAACAGAACCACGTTGCCAGttccttgatctcagacttctagctccagaaatgtgagacaataaatttccatTATATAGGCCattcagtttgtggtactttgtgatGGCAGCTCTAGGAAATTAATAGAGCTAACAGTATGGA is a window of Vulpes lagopus strain Blue_001 chromosome 11, ASM1834538v1, whole genome shotgun sequence DNA encoding:
- the LOC121471580 gene encoding olfactory receptor 5B17-like — its product is MICSVRVKPIDVDFQPSIFMNQASCDSQITSKEDNTEVSDFILLGLTNAPELQIPLFVIFILIYLITLLGNLGMITLILLDSRLHTPMYFFLSNLSLVDFCYSSTVTPKVMAGLLIGDKVVSYNACAAQMFFFAVFATVENYLLASMAYDRYIAVCKPLHYATTMTTGVCAHLTIVSYACGILNASVNVVDTFSLSFCMSNVVHCFFCDIPAVMALSCSDKHISELILVFISSFNVFFALFVIFISYMFIFITILKIQSGEGYQKALSTCASHLVTVSLFYGTVIVMYLQPSSHHSMDTDKISSVFYTMVIPMLNSVVYSLRDKEVKNAFKKVAEKAKYSLGVVYK